The Helicobacter fennelliae nucleotide sequence AATGCTACACGACTTTATACACTTTTAAACCAAAGAAATGGAGGGCAAGGCGTTGTAAGTGTAGGTAGAGTGCAAACTCCTATTTTAGCTTTAATTGTAAATAGGGAACTAGAGAATAAAAACCATAAGAGTTTAGAGTATTTTTCTATTAATGGAGATTTTTGCATTCAAGATTCTATGATAAAAGCCCCCCTAAAGATTGAAAAAGAGGAAAGAATCACAGAGGAATCCCAAGCTTTTAATATTAAAAATCTTTGCGAGGGACAAGAAGCGAGTTTAACGATTACAAAAGAGGAGAAAAAAGAATATCCACCGCTTCCTTTTAATCTTTTGGAGTTACAAGCAGAATGCTCTAGGCTTTTTGGTTATTCGCCCGATAAGGTTTTAGAAAAAACACAGAGCCTAAGAGAGAAACACAAAGCCATCTCTTATAACCGAAGTGATTGCCAATATTTACCCGAGAATCTTTTTGCAGAATCCCCACAGATTATAGAATGTCTCAAAGCAAACTTTAAAGAGGATATAGGACAACACAATGCAAATACAAGCATTAAATCTAAAGCCTTTGATGATTCTAAACTTTCAGCCCATTATGGAATTATTCCTTTGCAGACCAAACTTAATTTAGATAATCTTGATAATGCAGAGCTAACAATTTATCAATTAATTGCAAAAAGATTCTTAATGCAATTCTATCCCCCTTGTCTTTATCAGAGTTTCAAGTTTAGTTTTCAAGTTAAGGGCTATATTTTTGAAACAACCAAACGACAAGATGTAGATTTAGGATTCAAAGCCACTTTTGAAAAGGAAGTAGAACCTAACAAAGAAAGCTTAGATTTTAATACCCTTTTAGATTCTAAAGTTGCAACTGCTCAAAGTGTTTCTTTGTCCAAAGAAAAGACAAAACCAAGACCGCTTTATACAATGACAACCTTACTAAAAGATTTAAATCAAGTCTCTAAATATGTAAAAGATGAAAAGATTAAAAAACTTCTCTTAGAAAAAGATAAAGATAAAAAGGGAGAGAGTGGAGGCATAGGCACACCTGCTACAAGAAGCAATCATATTAAAACACTTATTGAGAGAGAATATATCAGTGTGAGCAAGGATAAAAAACAAAACATTAAAGTGTTGCCTAAAGGGTTTAAGTTAATAGAGAATCTCCCGCAAATGCTAAGTGGAGTAGATATGACTGCTCTTTGGTATGAACAACAAAAAGAGATTCAAAAACAAACTTTAAGTAGAGAGGAGTTTTTAAAGGGCATTCATACCTTTATCTTAAATTTAATCCAAGAAAACAAGGAAAGTAAAATGAGTTTTAATCAAGCAGAAGCAAAAACAAATTAAATGTCCTAAATGTGAGAATGGAATCCTAAGAGAGATAAATGGAAAGTTTGGCAAATTCTTTTCTTGCTCCAACTATCAAAGCGGTTGTGATTTTAAAACAAAAAGCATTAATGGCAAACCTGATTTGAATCCACAACCCAAACAAGAAGCACAAACAAGTGAATACCAATGCCCACAATGCAAAAAAGGATTCCTGATTAAAAAAGAGGGAATCTCTAAGAAAACAAACAAGCCTTATACTTGGTATGGTTGCAGTGAATGGAGGAATGGTTGTAAGTTTAGTTGCTTTGAGAAAGAGGGGAAACCTAATTTAGAGGGAAATAATGCGGGCGGTTGAACTTATAGAAAAAAACAAAGACAAAAGAAAACAAATAAAAGGAGGCAGTAGATGAAACCGCAAGACATTGACTTTAGGATTTGGAATAGGTTGCGAGAGATTATTTAAAAGACCACTCATTCGTAAATGAAGGGTATCGTTCCGAAATTAACTTTTGTATAGGGCAAGGAAAAGTCTTTGCAATCGATGATGAAGACGAAGTAGTTGATATAATAAAAGATTACGATGTAGAATTTTACACAGGTTTTAAAGATAGCAATGGCGATAAAATCTATGAGGGAGATATAGTAGATACAGGTGATTTTAGAGATGTTGTAAAGTTTGAAAAAAGTATGGGGTGGATATTACAAAAAACACTAGACCGCTTAGATGATTATCAGGATTGGCAACTTAAAGTCATAGGTAACATACACGAAGATAAAAATCCTAATGAGGATTCCATAGAGCAAAATGAACCAAGCAATACCAATAAGACAAGGAGAATGCGATGAAAATCTTTAAGATTCTTTTATATTGTTTTCTCCTTACAAGTTTTTCTTATGGAGCAGCTGCAAGTGTAGCAGTTAATGCAATGAATACATCAATATTAACTTTTTATGCTACAACGCAACAACAGAATAATCAGATAGAAAAATACCTTAATTTAGAAAAAAGAGTTCTATTAGAGGACAAAAAAGGCATATTTCTAGCTAAACAGAGAAATGAATTGCTTTTAAATTCTTTGCACATTGAAGTTACCAATGAAAAATAATTTAAATAAAGGAGTGAAAGTGAAGTTAGTAAAGTTTGTAGTTAAATTAGGGTTGGGACTAGGAATAGTAGCTTTAGTTTTTAATGCGTGTTCTGATAAAACAACTCAAAAAAAGCTTGAGTTTTTAAATAACTTGGGAGAGAGCAAATTAAGCTTTAGTGAAAATGAAAAGATAGAGCGAATCAAGGCTTTTTATAGGGAAAAATTGCATAACATTGAGGATTTAAAGATTGATTTTGTAGAGAAAATTAAGGCAAATGGCGATTTAGAGTTTGATGCCTATGTGTTTGATTTTAGTGTCAATGGGGAAAGTCAAAAAGAGATTTTATTTGTCAAGGATAATTTTTTCTTCAGTGATTTTGCAAGTATGGAAACTCTTAGCACGAGTAAAGAAAAGGCAATCAAAATTTTAGAAAAAGAAGCAAATGCTCGTATTATAGAAGCTTTAGAAGAAGATAAAGATTTTATTATTACTCTTGGAAGCGGTAAAAAAGAAGAGTTTATTTTTAGCGACCCCTTATGTTCATTTTGCAAGGAACATTTAGCAAAAATTGATAATAGTTATCTTAAAAGCCATACTTTACACTTTATTTTTGTAAGCGTTCACGGAGAAGCTGGGTTTGATAGGGCAAATTTGATTTATGAAAATATCCAAAAAGCACAAAATGATATAGAAAAGTTAGAGATTATTAAAAATTATTATGAAGATAATATCAATCAAGAACCACTCTTTGCACAAAAGTCTTTGGATTTAAAAATACTTTTTGATAAATATGCAAATTTAGGCTTAAAATATGTGCCTTATATAATTGAAAAGTGAAATATATGGATTTAGGAACTTCTAGCACTCAACTCATTGCAACAGCTTTTACTTTTGGGCTGTCCGCTTTGGCTTTTGCTTATTTGCCTTTTATTTTTGTGCTTGTTAATGGACTTGTAAAGGCAAATGGAGGACACAATGCACATTCAAGCTCAATTCTTAGTATTTTTATTTTTGCTTTTGCTGTGCATTTTATCTCTTGCATATTTTTTATGATGGGTATAAAAATGCTTGATATTTTAGGGGCTTTATATCAAAACAATTATTTGCAAGACAAAATCTTTCCTATTTTTTGGGCTAGGGGAGAAACGAGTGTTTTTTCCTTAGCAAATGCGAGTGGGAGTATAGAGGATAAGGGTGCATACCTACAACTTTATATTGTGCAAACTATTTCAGATTGGTTGGAATTAGTAGGAGTTTGGGTAGTATTTTTTACCGCTTTTGCGTATGCAACGATTCAGACAAAAAGAGATGTGATGCAATTTAATGTTGTGAATTTTCTTGTATGGCTTATCATTGCTAATATCGTTGGGTATTTCGTGTATTTTCTGTGGGCAAAAATTGCAACTTTAGCACTTTTTATTCCAGATTCTGATTTGGTAAAAAGAATCGTAGAGAGCTATAAAGAGCTAGTTTCTTAAAAATAAAGGAGTGTAAAATGTTTATTTTTATCTTGTTTGCCATTATTACCTTTATGTTTTACCTTAAAAGTAAATTTGGCAATGAAAATGAAGAGATACTCACAATGATAACTTACAATGGATTCTGATACTACGCCTAAAGAATTAGGACGATTGATTCTAGGATTGATTAAAGGAGTAGCCGCTCAAAAGGCAAAATTTGCAAAAGAACCAAAGATTCCCTTTGCGTGTTTCTTAGATGAATTAGGAAGTTATGTCATAGAGGGATTTGGGAGATTAGAATCCAAAAGTAGAAGTCTTGGAATCTCTATTTTTCCATTTTTTCAAAGTCCAGCCCAAATTGATGTCGTTGCAAAAAATGATTATGAAAGAAAGGAAATCATAGATGTAACAGGTGTGCATATTTTAATGAAAAATATGCACCCTGAAACCACAGAATTTTATGCCAAAATGGTAGAGAAAATCAAAGTGATGAGTAGAGACTTTGTGAAGCGAAGAGATTTTGCAAAAGGACAAGGCGCAGTAGAGGATACTTATAAAGTAGAGGAAAAAGATGCGATAGAACACAATGAAGTGGTTAATATGAATAATGGAGAAATGATAATCTTTGCTAATGGTAAATTACATAGAGCCATTGCTCAAGCAGAATCCTCATTGCTTTCAATGGGCAAGAAAACAACTTATCAAGGTATGAGTGATGAGAAAATCCCTTTAACGCAATATGTGAGCAAGAGGGAGTTTTTTAACAAAGTGAGCAATATTCTAAACGAACTTCAAAATGTAGGATAAAAAATATTAAGAATAGAAAGGCAGATACCATTCCATTTTAAAAATTTGTTTAAATACCAATTTATTAATGACTACCAATATAATATCTATGTAACATAAAAGAGCAATGATTAACACGATAAGTGTTAGAATCTTAAAAACTCTATTTTCTATGATATAAGTGCTAACATAAAAGAACCATACTGCTACTAAAGCAGGAGCAAAAAAAACAAACATTTTTCAATCCTTCAAATAAGATTTCAGTATTATACAAAAAATTTTAAATCCTCTCATTTGAGAGTTTTTAAGTTTATTTTTATTTTTTAATTTCTCTCTTTTTCTATACTTCTTTAACTTTTTACAACAAAGGAGTATAGAAATGTTAATGTTAAGGAACATTGTAAAAATCTTATTGGTGCTTGGAATTTTTGCAAGCTTTGGCTTAGGTGCTAATGAATTTAGTGATGCTGAAAACATTGTAAGCTCTGCTTCAACTTCAGGAAAATCAGTGCTTGGAGAAGGTATTAAATGGGCAACTGCTGTTTTTTTACCTCTTGTTTGTCTTGTCGCTGGTATGGTTATGGGTTATTCACAACAAAAGAAAAAAGCAGAGCAGGACCAAAATACTAACAAAATTTATTTTGTAACAGTGATTGCTGGACTTGTAGGATTTTTTGTTTATATCCTTATTGCTACGATTATTTCAAAAATGCTTTTTGGGGATACTTCTTATTTATTTAATGTTATTACAACATTTTGGAAAAATGCGGTTATCTAATGAGATTTTTCACTCAAGTTTTATTTTTATGTTTTTCTGCTTCTTATGCGTATTGTGCTTGTGCCAAGATTCATTGTCCAAGCACAATTGCAAAAGGTTTTGAAAAAGTAGCAGAATCTACTTTGAATGCTAGTTATAAAAGTGTTGATAGTGCATTAAAGAGTGTCAAAAATCAATATGATGATTTACTAGAGAATCTTAAAGAAAGCAATAAGAAACTAGAACTTGCCATCAAGCTTAATCAGCATAAGCTCTTAAAAGAAAAAGAACTCGTGTTTTTACTCAAGCAGTTTAATTCGCTGCAAGGAATACAAAATGGCATCAGAGCTGAAAATTTCAAATAAAAATGGATAGGACAATGAACAAAAAATTAGTATTGCGAACAGCTAAATTTCCTTATTTCTTTTGGAGTTTTAATAGGGCTTATACTTGTGAATTGGATTTTGCAAACCATACCTATAAAAACTTAGATAAAAAGACACGCTATGTTTTTAGAGATTTTAATCCTTATGTCTTTTTATCTTTGAAATATTTACCTATTCTTTTAGTCTTTTATTTTTGTTTTAGTATGTATGACTTTAGCTTTAATAAAAATACAATAGTTGCTTATGTTTTAGCTTTTATTCTCACTTTGAGCGTAAATTTCTTAGAGAATTTAGCAAGAAAATTTACAAGTGCAATCATTTTATTACTTTCTTTTGGCATCGGGTTTTTTATGGAAAATTATTTTTTAGTTGCTTATGTTTTAAAGTATTTTTTATTGATTTGTGTGTTTTTGATTTTTTATTTAGATTTAGGATTTAAACCTTTTAGTCTGATAGAAAATAATAAAGTCATTTAGAACCAAAAAATTTCATTGCTCCAACGCAGCAAGAATTAGTCCAACAACAAGCACAAGGTGGCAAACAAGAGGATTTAAGTGATTTAAAGACAAATGAGTTTTACTTAAATTTGACTTCTGAAGATATTAAAAATGTGCAAAATAAAGATAAAGAAATAAGAGAGGCTTTTGATGGATTTTCTCAAAAAGAAATTAATTATAAGCCTGTAATTCGTCCAATAGCTAGTATGGATTCTATTTCCTTACATCCTTATTTTACCTTTTCTTTGCTTTTACCAGCTGGAAGTATTATAAGTCATATTGATTCTTCTTCTGCAATGGCTGTCTTAAAGTATGAAAATAATGCAGTAATGATTCGTCCTAATGCAGATTTCAAAGTAGCAAACATTACCATATTGTATAAGCTTGGTGATAAAAACCATATTCTCAATGTTTTAGCTACATTTTATGAAAAAAATAAAGAACTTGATAAGCTTAATCTTGTTTATGCTTATGAAAATACGCCAAAGCTAGATGATTTAGCTGTAATTGAAGCTTATGTGCGAGAACACAACTCATTGCCAAGACAAAAATATTCTTACATTCAAATTAATGATATTTCTTATCGCATTGTGGAAGATAAAGAATATGGCAATGTATTTATTGACAATAAGAAATATCGTGTGGATAACAACACAATCTATAAATAGGAAAGAAAATGGATAAACAACAAGAACTATTATCTGTTAGCGAGAATTTTGTAAATCTTATTTTTGTTTTACAAAAAGAAGTAGGGAGTTTAAAACAAGAGAATAAGGACCTCATACGAGATTTAGAAATTTTAAAATCTTGCATTGAGATTTTAAGCACACATATAAATGTTTTAGAACAGAGAAATAAGGGATTTAGCGACCGCTTTAAACTTGGGATATTTAAAACTAAAAGTATCAATGAGGATTTAAAGCGAGAGTTAAGTCAATTAAAAGCTACCAAAGAATTTTTTATTCTAAATGACGATTAAGGAGCAACAATGGAATC carries:
- a CDS encoding DNA topoisomerase, coding for MRLFIAEKPELGRSIAEAIQGTQENKQGYIVKGDSLITWAFGHILKLAEPETYNPTYEKWNLNALPLNLPYPLRRIPIHNAQSQLKTIIGLINKNEVTQIIHCGDADEEGQILMDEILEYTKTNKPILRCLINDITPKAIQKAMSCMQSNSNFKGLSESGFARSEADFIVGLNATRLYTLLNQRNGGQGVVSVGRVQTPILALIVNRELENKNHKSLEYFSINGDFCIQDSMIKAPLKIEKEERITEESQAFNIKNLCEGQEASLTITKEEKKEYPPLPFNLLELQAECSRLFGYSPDKVLEKTQSLREKHKAISYNRSDCQYLPENLFAESPQIIECLKANFKEDIGQHNANTSIKSKAFDDSKLSAHYGIIPLQTKLNLDNLDNAELTIYQLIAKRFLMQFYPPCLYQSFKFSFQVKGYIFETTKRQDVDLGFKATFEKEVEPNKESLDFNTLLDSKVATAQSVSLSKEKTKPRPLYTMTTLLKDLNQVSKYVKDEKIKKLLLEKDKDKKGESGGIGTPATRSNHIKTLIEREYISVSKDKKQNIKVLPKGFKLIENLPQMLSGVDMTALWYEQQKEIQKQTLSREEFLKGIHTFILNLIQENKESKMSFNQAEAKTN
- a CDS encoding YopX family protein; amino-acid sequence: MKDYDVEFYTGFKDSNGDKIYEGDIVDTGDFRDVVKFEKSMGWILQKTLDRLDDYQDWQLKVIGNIHEDKNPNEDSIEQNEPSNTNKTRRMR
- a CDS encoding TraM recognition domain-containing protein gives rise to the protein MDSDTTPKELGRLILGLIKGVAAQKAKFAKEPKIPFACFLDELGSYVIEGFGRLESKSRSLGISIFPFFQSPAQIDVVAKNDYERKEIIDVTGVHILMKNMHPETTEFYAKMVEKIKVMSRDFVKRRDFAKGQGAVEDTYKVEEKDAIEHNEVVNMNNGEMIIFANGKLHRAIAQAESSLLSMGKKTTYQGMSDEKIPLTQYVSKREFFNKVSNILNELQNVG